From one Nocardioides scoriae genomic stretch:
- the purL gene encoding phosphoribosylformylglycinamidine synthase subunit PurL produces the protein MPETTEPQSSQPSSSPTVTGLDTVAVASGDPQREQPWAELGLKPDEYARIREILGRRPTSSELAMYSVMWSEHCSYKSSKVHLQQFSEIPQETRAGAMLAGIGENAGVIDIGQGYAVTFKVESHNHPSYVEPYQGAATGVGGIVRDILAMGARPVAVMDPLRFGPLHEPDTHRVLPGIVAGVGGYGNCLGLPNIGGEAVFDATYLGNPLVNALCVGVLRHEDLHLAKASGAGNQVVLYGARTGGDGIGGVSVLASETFESTGPAKRPSVQVGDPFQEKLLIECTLELFHAGVVAGIQDLGGAGLSCAWSELASAGDGGMHVELDRVPLRDSSLAPEEILMSESQERMMAVVEPADVERFLEICARWDVEATVVGEVTDGTRLQIDWHGERVVDVPPRSVAHDGPTYHRPFARPDSQDALQADTAEALPRPGTPDELRETLLRLVASPNLCDKSWITDQYDRYVQGNTVLAQPSDSGMVRVDDETNLGVAISTDANGRYTRLDPYAGAQLALAESYRNVSTGGAVPVAISDCLNFGSPEDPAVMWQFAEACRGLKDACLELGVPVTGGNVSLYNQTGETAILPTPVVAVLGVIEDVTRRTPTGFQRAGERVLLLGETREELSGSEWASVVHDHLGGLPPRVDLAAERSLSELLVASVGLLTSAHDVSDGGLAQTLVESGLRHHVGATVALDGVHADPFVALFSESTARVVVTVAAGDEDRLVQLAADHGVPVTTLGETGGASLALADGLDVPLDELHRAWVATLPLALA, from the coding sequence GTGCCCGAGACGACCGAGCCCCAGTCCAGCCAGCCCTCCAGCAGCCCGACCGTGACCGGCCTCGACACCGTGGCGGTGGCGTCCGGGGACCCGCAGCGGGAGCAGCCGTGGGCCGAGCTCGGGCTCAAGCCCGACGAGTACGCCCGCATCCGCGAGATCCTGGGCCGCCGGCCGACGAGCTCGGAGCTGGCGATGTACAGCGTGATGTGGAGCGAGCACTGCTCCTACAAGTCCTCCAAGGTGCACCTCCAGCAATTCTCCGAGATCCCGCAGGAGACCCGCGCCGGCGCGATGCTCGCCGGCATCGGCGAGAACGCCGGCGTCATCGACATCGGCCAGGGCTACGCCGTGACCTTCAAGGTCGAGAGCCACAACCACCCGTCCTACGTCGAGCCCTACCAGGGTGCGGCCACCGGCGTCGGCGGCATCGTGCGCGACATCCTCGCCATGGGCGCCCGGCCGGTCGCCGTGATGGACCCGCTGCGCTTCGGCCCGCTGCACGAGCCCGACACCCACCGGGTGCTGCCGGGGATCGTCGCGGGCGTGGGTGGCTACGGCAACTGCCTGGGCCTGCCCAACATCGGCGGCGAGGCCGTCTTCGACGCCACCTACCTGGGCAACCCGCTGGTCAACGCGCTGTGCGTCGGCGTGCTGCGCCACGAGGACCTCCACCTCGCCAAGGCGAGCGGCGCCGGCAACCAGGTGGTGCTGTACGGCGCCCGCACCGGCGGCGACGGCATCGGCGGCGTCAGCGTCCTGGCCAGCGAGACCTTCGAGAGCACCGGCCCGGCCAAGCGGCCCAGCGTCCAGGTGGGCGACCCGTTCCAGGAGAAGCTGCTCATCGAGTGCACCCTCGAGCTCTTCCACGCCGGCGTGGTCGCCGGCATCCAGGACCTCGGCGGCGCCGGGCTGTCCTGCGCGTGGAGCGAGCTCGCCAGCGCCGGCGACGGCGGCATGCACGTCGAGCTCGACCGGGTCCCGCTGCGCGACTCCTCGCTGGCCCCGGAGGAGATCCTCATGAGCGAGAGCCAGGAGCGGATGATGGCGGTCGTCGAGCCCGCCGACGTCGAGCGCTTCCTGGAGATCTGCGCCCGGTGGGACGTCGAGGCCACGGTCGTCGGCGAGGTCACCGACGGCACCCGGCTGCAGATCGACTGGCACGGCGAGCGGGTCGTCGACGTGCCGCCGCGCTCGGTGGCCCACGACGGACCGACGTACCACCGCCCGTTCGCCCGGCCCGACTCCCAGGACGCCCTCCAGGCCGACACCGCGGAGGCGCTGCCCCGCCCCGGCACGCCCGACGAGCTGCGCGAGACGCTGCTGCGCCTGGTGGCCAGCCCCAACCTGTGCGACAAGTCGTGGATCACCGACCAGTACGACCGCTACGTCCAGGGCAACACCGTCCTGGCGCAGCCCAGCGACAGCGGCATGGTCCGGGTCGACGACGAGACCAACCTCGGGGTCGCGATCTCGACCGACGCCAACGGCCGCTACACCCGCCTCGACCCGTACGCCGGTGCCCAGCTGGCGCTCGCCGAGAGCTACCGCAACGTCTCGACGGGCGGTGCCGTGCCGGTCGCGATCTCCGACTGCCTCAACTTCGGGTCGCCCGAGGACCCGGCCGTGATGTGGCAGTTCGCCGAGGCCTGCCGCGGTCTGAAGGACGCCTGCCTCGAGCTGGGCGTCCCCGTGACCGGCGGCAACGTCAGCCTCTACAACCAGACCGGCGAGACCGCGATCCTGCCCACTCCCGTGGTGGCGGTGCTCGGGGTCATCGAGGACGTCACCCGGCGCACACCCACGGGCTTCCAGCGGGCCGGCGAGCGAGTGCTCCTGCTGGGCGAGACCCGCGAGGAGCTGTCGGGCTCGGAGTGGGCCTCGGTCGTCCACGACCACCTCGGCGGCCTGCCGCCGCGCGTCGACCTGGCCGCGGAGCGGTCGCTGAGCGAGCTGCTGGTCGCGTCCGTCGGCCTGCTCACCTCGGCCCACGACGTCTCCGACGGCGGGCTGGCCCAGACGCTCGTCGAGTCGGGCCTGCGCCACCACGTCGGTGCGACCGTCGCGCTCGACGGGGTCCACGCCGACCCGTTCGTGGCGCTGTTCAGCGAGTCGACCGCGCGGGTGGTCGTCACCGTCGCCGCGGGCGACGAGGACCGGCTGGTGCAGCTGGCCGCCGACCACGGCGTCCCGGTGACCACGCTCGGGGAGACCGGGGGCGCGTCGCTGGCGCTGGCCGACGGGCTCGACGTGCCCCTCGACGAGCTGCACCGCGCGTGGGTGGCCACCCTCCCGCTGGCCCTGGCCTGA
- a CDS encoding C40 family peptidase has protein sequence MTGQNALSLDDAVDLTRTGDLWLFRGRSPADQAIRVLTNAPVNHVGMAVVLDDMPPLMWHAELGKGLRDVWTNSHHRGVQLHDLREAVARWCGRYEQRAWLRQLDAPVTRQQEDAVLATIAQLDGTPFPATAALAARWARGRFHHDAGVETTYCAEVVARTYTAMGLLDPDRPTNYYDPGNFWSGDGLELLDGARLGEEIAVSPPV, from the coding sequence ATGACCGGCCAGAACGCCCTCAGTCTGGACGACGCGGTCGACCTCACCCGCACCGGCGACCTGTGGCTCTTCCGGGGACGGTCGCCGGCGGACCAGGCGATCCGGGTGCTGACCAACGCACCGGTCAACCACGTGGGCATGGCGGTGGTGCTCGACGACATGCCGCCGCTGATGTGGCACGCCGAGCTCGGCAAGGGGCTGCGCGACGTCTGGACGAACAGCCACCACCGGGGCGTGCAGCTGCACGACCTGCGGGAGGCGGTGGCGCGGTGGTGCGGGCGCTACGAGCAGCGGGCGTGGCTGCGCCAGCTCGACGCCCCGGTCACGCGGCAGCAGGAGGACGCCGTGCTGGCGACGATCGCGCAGCTCGACGGCACGCCGTTCCCGGCCACGGCGGCGCTGGCGGCGCGGTGGGCGCGGGGCCGGTTCCACCACGACGCCGGGGTCGAGACGACGTACTGCGCGGAGGTGGTGGCCCGCACCTACACCGCCATGGGGCTGCTCGACCCCGACCGGCCGACGAACTACTACGACCCGGGCAACTTCTGGTCGGGCGACGGGCTGGAGCTGCTCGACGGCGCGCGGCTGGGCGAGGAGATCGCGGTGTCCCCGCCCGTCTGA
- the purQ gene encoding phosphoribosylformylglycinamidine synthase subunit PurQ, with the protein MRVGVVTFPGSLDDVDARRALRIAGAEPVTLWHGDHDLRGVDAVVLPGGFSYGDYLRAGAIARFAPVMTELVDAARGGMPVLGICNGFQILCESHLLPGALIRNDHRKFGCLDQRIVVENARTAWTSDYEDGQEVTIVLKNGEGSFVADERTLDQLEDEGRVVARYVGENPNGSQRSIAGVTNEAGNVVGLMPHPEHAVEALCGPGTDGLPFFTSVLTAALVR; encoded by the coding sequence GTGAGGGTCGGGGTCGTCACCTTCCCGGGCTCGCTCGACGACGTCGACGCCCGTCGCGCCCTGCGGATCGCGGGCGCCGAGCCGGTCACGCTGTGGCACGGCGACCACGACCTGCGCGGCGTCGACGCCGTGGTGCTGCCGGGCGGGTTCTCCTACGGCGACTACCTGCGCGCCGGGGCCATCGCCCGGTTCGCGCCGGTCATGACCGAGCTCGTGGACGCGGCCCGGGGCGGCATGCCGGTGCTCGGCATCTGCAACGGCTTCCAGATCCTGTGCGAGTCCCACCTGCTGCCGGGTGCGCTGATCCGCAACGACCACCGCAAGTTCGGCTGCCTCGACCAGCGCATCGTGGTCGAGAACGCCCGCACCGCCTGGACCAGCGACTACGAGGACGGCCAGGAGGTGACGATCGTGCTCAAGAACGGCGAGGGCTCCTTCGTCGCCGACGAGCGCACCCTGGACCAGCTCGAGGATGAGGGCCGCGTCGTCGCGCGCTACGTCGGGGAGAACCCCAACGGCTCGCAGCGCTCGATCGCCGGCGTCACCAACGAGGCGGGCAACGTCGTGGGCCTGATGCCGCACCCCGAGCACGCCGTCGAGGCGCTGTGCGGACCCGGCACCGACGGCCTGCCGTTCTTCACCAGTGTGCTGACCGCCGCGCTGGTGCGCTGA
- the eccB gene encoding type VII secretion protein EccB, translating to MSSKRDLVEAHGYNRRRLVTAFVSGAPGGREVEPVRYGRTIIGGIVLALMIVAGAAVSGFLQKPPPKDWDQAGLVIGKDSGSRFYAFQGTLYPIINITSARLLLEEGTKPVSIADDVIAGKKPGPTIGIAGAPEVLPSKGSLVEQGWTACTNSAGDIKATLASEPVSTPATDAALLVQADGKRYLVAGDHRYPVAGDRAGQNVLRALGLDGVEPVEVSGLWLDLVPEGERLSTDVLPGIGKPVRTGIPGLDEAGTPVDVDGRHFVLSADGRLLDTSEFADLVYRSERQPVEKTLTEIQQLDTAQGALGYPRDWPADAVTAYEQPTSPCVRMDTADGEAPVVQLATVADDSAQPTSSGLTREVALRGGAVVRATTGGILDVGPVFLVDGTGTKYAVGSKSDGTGLGLLGYSDYTPRPVPAAWMDLFSPGPQLSDSAASKQPVAADES from the coding sequence GTGTCCAGCAAGCGTGACCTCGTGGAGGCACACGGCTACAACCGACGACGCCTCGTCACCGCCTTCGTCAGCGGTGCCCCGGGCGGTCGCGAGGTCGAGCCCGTGCGCTACGGCCGCACCATCATCGGCGGCATCGTCCTGGCCCTGATGATCGTGGCCGGCGCCGCGGTGAGCGGCTTCCTCCAGAAGCCGCCGCCCAAGGACTGGGACCAGGCGGGCCTGGTCATCGGCAAGGACAGCGGCTCGCGCTTCTACGCCTTCCAGGGCACGCTCTACCCGATCATCAACATCACCTCGGCGCGGCTGCTCCTCGAGGAGGGGACCAAGCCGGTCTCCATCGCCGACGACGTCATCGCGGGCAAGAAGCCGGGCCCGACCATCGGGATCGCCGGCGCGCCCGAGGTGCTGCCCAGCAAGGGCAGCCTCGTCGAGCAGGGCTGGACCGCCTGCACCAACAGCGCCGGCGACATCAAGGCCACCCTCGCCTCCGAGCCCGTCTCCACGCCGGCCACCGACGCCGCCCTGCTCGTGCAGGCCGACGGCAAGCGCTACCTGGTCGCGGGCGACCACCGCTACCCGGTCGCGGGCGACCGGGCCGGGCAGAACGTGCTCCGCGCCCTCGGCCTCGACGGGGTCGAGCCGGTCGAGGTCTCGGGCCTGTGGCTGGACCTCGTCCCCGAGGGCGAGCGGCTGAGCACCGACGTGCTGCCGGGCATCGGCAAGCCGGTCCGCACGGGGATCCCCGGGCTCGACGAGGCCGGCACGCCGGTGGACGTCGACGGTCGCCACTTCGTGCTGAGCGCCGACGGGCGGCTGCTCGACACCTCGGAGTTCGCCGACCTGGTCTACCGCTCCGAGCGCCAGCCGGTCGAGAAGACGCTGACCGAGATCCAGCAGCTCGACACCGCCCAGGGCGCGCTCGGCTACCCGCGCGACTGGCCCGCGGACGCCGTCACGGCGTACGAGCAGCCCACCTCTCCGTGCGTGCGGATGGACACCGCCGACGGCGAGGCGCCCGTCGTCCAGCTGGCGACCGTCGCCGACGACTCCGCCCAGCCCACGAGCAGCGGCCTGACCCGCGAGGTCGCCCTGCGCGGTGGCGCGGTCGTGCGGGCCACCACCGGCGGCATCCTCGACGTCGGCCCGGTCTTCCTCGTCGACGGCACCGGCACGAAGTACGCCGTGGGCAGCAAGTCCGACGGCACCGGCCTGGGCCTGCTCGGCTACTCCGACTACACGCCGCGGCCCGTGCCCGCCGCGTGGATGGACCTGTTCTCGCCCGGCCCGCAGCTGAGCGACAGCGCTGCGTCGAAGCAGCCGGTCGCCGCGGACGAGTCGTGA
- the eccD gene encoding type VII secretion integral membrane protein EccD yields the protein MTQVAAPEAGSEAGGLLRVTVVVGDRRHDLALPGQLPVAELVPELARTLNLLDAETVYAGYTLVASDGRRLDGDLGLVAQGVDPGSVLTLAAGVDQPSPRVYDDVVEAMADAVESDLAAWDPATGRRTALAAAGLVLALGALALGLQRPDVVAGAAAGVSALVLVVAGVVLSRTRAEHETAVTLSWAGVVFAAVAGVTAAPAGAVLGLPAAIGAGGALAVGLVAVFGLAEHRAALVPAAAVGAGLGVANGIVAATSLDPQAVHTVLLVVVVLAGSALPWVALSATTTRVPQAQDHAQLTAEAAPVDAGAVRRDARIGHEVLLAVTATVGLLLVLVAPMAVSLGLTGALVAVCACLVLLLRTRQYRVGPEVVTGLGCAVASFASLCVGIVLLQREWLPVLAVVLAVTAVVLLVTTLVPRPASVRWGRLGDVAELTALVAMVPLAVVAVGVVAAVTS from the coding sequence CCAGCTCCCGGTGGCCGAGCTCGTGCCCGAGCTCGCCCGCACCCTCAACCTCCTCGACGCCGAGACGGTGTACGCCGGCTACACGCTGGTCGCCTCCGACGGGCGACGCCTCGACGGCGACCTCGGGCTGGTGGCCCAGGGCGTCGACCCCGGGTCCGTGCTGACCCTGGCCGCCGGTGTCGACCAGCCCTCGCCCCGGGTCTACGACGACGTCGTCGAGGCCATGGCCGACGCGGTCGAGTCCGACCTGGCGGCGTGGGACCCGGCGACCGGACGCCGCACGGCGCTGGCAGCCGCCGGGCTGGTCCTGGCGCTGGGCGCGCTCGCGCTCGGGCTGCAGCGTCCCGACGTCGTCGCCGGTGCGGCCGCCGGGGTCTCGGCCCTGGTCCTCGTGGTCGCCGGGGTGGTGCTCTCGCGCACCCGCGCCGAGCACGAGACGGCCGTGACGCTCTCGTGGGCCGGTGTCGTGTTCGCGGCGGTCGCCGGCGTCACCGCCGCCCCCGCTGGTGCCGTCCTCGGGCTCCCCGCGGCGATCGGCGCGGGTGGTGCCCTCGCCGTCGGGCTCGTGGCCGTCTTCGGCCTCGCCGAGCACCGCGCGGCGCTGGTGCCCGCCGCGGCCGTCGGCGCGGGCCTCGGGGTCGCCAACGGCATCGTCGCCGCCACCTCGCTCGACCCGCAGGCGGTGCACACCGTGCTGCTCGTCGTGGTCGTGCTCGCCGGCAGCGCGCTGCCGTGGGTGGCGCTCTCGGCCACCACGACCCGGGTCCCCCAGGCGCAGGACCACGCCCAGCTCACCGCCGAGGCCGCACCCGTGGACGCCGGGGCGGTGCGCCGCGACGCGCGCATCGGCCACGAGGTCCTGCTCGCGGTCACCGCGACGGTCGGCCTGCTGCTCGTCCTGGTCGCTCCCATGGCGGTCTCCCTCGGCCTCACCGGCGCCCTGGTCGCCGTGTGCGCGTGCCTGGTGCTGCTGCTCCGCACCCGCCAGTACCGCGTCGGTCCCGAGGTCGTGACCGGCCTCGGCTGCGCGGTCGCCAGCTTCGCCTCGCTGTGCGTCGGCATCGTGCTGCTCCAGCGCGAGTGGCTCCCGGTGCTGGCCGTGGTGCTCGCCGTGACGGCCGTCGTGCTGCTGGTCACCACGCTGGTGCCCCGCCCCGCCTCCGTGCGCTGGGGCCGGCTCGGCGACGTCGCCGAGCTGACCGCGCTCGTGGCCATGGTGCCGCTCGCGGTCGTCGCCGTGGGCGTCGTCGCGGCGGTCACCTCGTGA
- a CDS encoding S8 family serine peptidase — translation MTRPGSRRAAAAVAALLVAAPAAVLATATPAAAAQCQVGTTQYYPDVSPTLVQLGVPQAWTLAKGRGVTVAVVDSGVNTDNAHFPDGVVLDGTSFVPGDTTAGRTDVTGHGTAVAGIIAARGLQGSGMIGVAPEARILPVRVFSRTAEEAQPGDLVLSGSSIAQGIRWAVENGADVINVSLSAPTTNTAVPEIESALALAQRRDVVVVASSGDTTGQDTTEKRYPAAGRGVIGVAATNAEGVVDDYSVHGESVDVSAPGAAVLVTFHGNGDCLTGETPLTSWAAPYVAGLAAQLRERYPKESAEQIAYRITSTAERPVAGQRDDDQGWGLIRPFEALSTTLDERRAGPAAPDADQAQAVASRPTGARPMRATTDPLDPARREVLWWLIGGGGLAALALVLRPLVARARR, via the coding sequence GTGACCCGCCCCGGCTCCCGGCGCGCCGCGGCCGCCGTGGCCGCGCTCCTGGTCGCCGCCCCGGCGGCGGTCCTCGCCACCGCCACCCCTGCCGCTGCCGCGCAGTGCCAGGTCGGCACCACGCAGTACTACCCCGACGTCTCGCCCACCCTGGTCCAGCTCGGGGTGCCCCAGGCGTGGACCCTGGCCAAGGGCCGCGGCGTCACGGTCGCGGTCGTCGACTCCGGCGTGAACACCGACAACGCCCACTTCCCCGACGGGGTGGTCCTCGACGGCACGTCGTTCGTGCCCGGCGACACCACCGCCGGCCGCACCGACGTCACCGGCCACGGCACGGCCGTCGCGGGCATCATCGCCGCCCGCGGCCTGCAGGGCTCGGGGATGATCGGCGTCGCGCCCGAGGCCAGGATCCTGCCGGTCCGCGTCTTCAGCCGCACCGCCGAGGAGGCCCAGCCCGGCGACCTCGTGCTGAGCGGCAGCAGCATCGCGCAGGGCATCCGCTGGGCGGTGGAGAACGGCGCCGACGTCATCAACGTCTCGCTCAGCGCGCCCACGACCAACACCGCGGTGCCCGAGATCGAGTCGGCGCTGGCGCTGGCCCAGCGCCGCGACGTGGTGGTCGTGGCCTCGTCGGGCGACACCACCGGCCAGGACACGACCGAGAAGCGCTACCCGGCCGCCGGCCGCGGCGTGATCGGCGTCGCGGCGACCAACGCCGAGGGCGTCGTCGACGACTACTCCGTGCACGGGGAGTCGGTCGACGTCTCCGCCCCCGGGGCGGCGGTGCTGGTCACCTTCCACGGCAACGGCGACTGCCTCACCGGCGAGACGCCGCTGACGAGCTGGGCCGCGCCGTACGTCGCCGGGCTGGCCGCCCAGCTCCGCGAGCGCTATCCGAAGGAGTCGGCCGAGCAGATCGCCTACCGGATCACCTCGACGGCCGAGCGGCCCGTGGCGGGGCAGCGCGACGACGACCAGGGCTGGGGGCTGATCCGGCCCTTCGAGGCGCTCAGCACCACCCTGGACGAGCGTCGTGCCGGGCCGGCCGCGCCCGACGCCGACCAGGCGCAGGCCGTGGCCAGCCGCCCGACCGGCGCCCGTCCGATGCGGGCCACGACGGACCCGCTGGACCCGGCGCGCCGCGAGGTGCTGTGGTGGCTCATCGGCGGCGGCGGTCTCGCGGCCCTCGCGCTGGTGCTCCGGCCGCTGGTCGCCCGCGCACGCCGATAG
- the purS gene encoding phosphoribosylformylglycinamidine synthase subunit PurS — MARVVVDVMPKPEILDPQGKAVQGALPRLGFSGVVDVRQGKRFELEVEGEATEEVLAEVHQMAELLLSNPVIEDYAVRVVS, encoded by the coding sequence GTGGCCCGAGTCGTCGTCGACGTCATGCCCAAGCCCGAGATCCTCGACCCCCAGGGCAAGGCCGTGCAGGGAGCCCTGCCGCGCCTCGGCTTCTCCGGCGTGGTCGACGTCCGCCAGGGCAAGCGCTTCGAGCTCGAGGTGGAGGGCGAGGCCACCGAGGAGGTCCTCGCCGAGGTCCACCAGATGGCCGAGCTGCTGCTGTCGAACCCGGTGATCGAGGACTACGCCGTGCGGGTCGTCTCGTGA
- a CDS encoding glycoside hydrolase domain-containing protein — protein MRFSARRLLAPLAAGLLTAGLLGGVPATSYAATNPVTPGTFTGLGFDQCEAPSGSAMRTWMDRSPFRAAGIYISGASRACQRQANLTATWVSDQLADGWHLMPITLGPQASCSSRYPRYGRTIDPTIDATTTNGYAAARAQGAAEARSAVARATALGIVRGSTIFYDLEAFDTSRSQACTSSALWFLDAWTDELHRLRYASGFYSSAASGIKLIDDQRVKVGNPISMPDQIWIADWDGRANTSSTYVRSDGWQSGGRAKQFQGGHDETWGGVRINIDRNYLSLRTPVLPAVPTPTPTPTPVPAPAPTPAPAPATGNPAYTGSNLSDPRCSPSTINQPTYRRTGSIRTAGLVPLQCLLKQQRLYPYAVTGSWNPATEKALAAFQKRAGHPVRTYATRNDWISLVVTGNGRTTLRAGTSGSDVTRVQRALNAATDAQLSVTGRWNSATADAVGDYQRGVSLKATEVVGRLTWGALEKGRF, from the coding sequence ATGCGCTTCTCTGCCCGGAGGCTGCTCGCCCCCCTGGCCGCCGGGCTGCTGACCGCCGGGCTCCTCGGCGGCGTCCCCGCGACGTCGTACGCCGCGACCAACCCGGTGACGCCCGGCACCTTCACCGGCCTCGGCTTCGACCAGTGCGAGGCGCCCTCCGGGTCGGCGATGCGCACCTGGATGGACCGCTCGCCCTTCCGCGCGGCGGGCATCTACATCTCCGGGGCCTCGCGGGCCTGCCAGCGCCAGGCGAACCTCACCGCCACGTGGGTCAGCGACCAGCTCGCCGACGGCTGGCACCTGATGCCGATCACCCTCGGCCCGCAGGCGTCGTGCTCGAGCCGCTACCCGCGCTACGGCCGCACCATCGACCCGACCATCGACGCCACCACCACCAACGGGTACGCCGCCGCGCGCGCCCAGGGGGCCGCCGAGGCCCGCAGCGCCGTGGCCCGCGCGACCGCGCTGGGCATCGTCCGGGGCAGCACGATCTTCTACGACCTCGAGGCCTTCGACACCTCCCGGTCGCAGGCCTGCACCTCCTCGGCGCTGTGGTTCCTCGACGCCTGGACAGACGAGCTGCACCGGCTGCGCTACGCGTCCGGCTTCTACTCCAGCGCCGCGTCGGGCATCAAGCTGATCGACGACCAGCGGGTGAAGGTGGGCAACCCGATCTCCATGCCCGACCAGATCTGGATCGCCGACTGGGACGGCAGGGCGAACACCTCCTCGACGTACGTCCGCAGCGACGGGTGGCAGTCGGGCGGCCGCGCCAAGCAGTTCCAGGGCGGGCACGACGAGACCTGGGGCGGCGTGCGGATCAACATCGACCGCAACTACCTCTCGCTGCGCACGCCCGTCCTGCCCGCGGTCCCCACGCCCACGCCCACCCCGACACCGGTTCCCGCACCGGCCCCGACCCCGGCTCCCGCCCCCGCGACCGGCAACCCGGCGTACACCGGCAGCAACCTGAGCGACCCGCGGTGCTCGCCCTCGACCATCAACCAGCCGACCTACCGCCGCACCGGGTCGATCCGCACCGCGGGCCTGGTGCCGCTGCAGTGCCTGCTCAAGCAGCAGCGCCTCTACCCGTACGCCGTGACGGGGTCGTGGAACCCGGCCACCGAGAAGGCCCTCGCCGCGTTCCAGAAGCGCGCCGGCCACCCGGTCCGCACCTACGCCACCCGCAACGACTGGATCAGCCTGGTCGTCACCGGCAACGGCCGCACCACCCTGCGGGCCGGCACCAGCGGGTCCGACGTGACCCGGGTGCAGCGTGCCCTGAACGCCGCCACCGACGCGCAGCTGAGCGTCACCGGTCGCTGGAACAGCGCCACGGCCGACGCGGTCGGCGACTATCAGCGCGGCGTCAGCCTGAAGGCGACCGAGGTCGTGGGCCGCCTCACCTGGGGCGCGCTCGAGAAGGGCCGGTTCTAG